One genomic window of Halococcus sediminicola includes the following:
- a CDS encoding MmgE/PrpD family protein produces MTTTDGLADLVDEVSYDDLSEDVREELKKRVLDSVGIAIGALGADATESVRRTVAETAGGDAARIWGSEKRASPTGAATYNTSLTRYLDFMDSFLAPGETPHPSDNIGSLIACGEHADASGTQLIEAVGTSYEIQGELAWNAPVRDRGYDHVTHTVISAAAGSGKILGLDHEQLRNAIGIAGTAHNALRVTRTGGINEWKGIASANAARNAVYSALLARNGMEGPVDLFEGQKGWKQVISGDFSVDLDPSCERVFDTMTKRYVAETYAQSAVEGVIELAEEADIDPEQVNSIHLDTFHGAKLIIGGGEGSRYEVETKAQADHSLPYMLAAALIDREMTNAAYDPERIRQEDVQELLRKVEVEENDELTDRFEGGEMPAVIDIALGDDSTRHVEKDAFNGHPTNPMTWEQVEEKFTTMTEERYDEDRREEIVDVVENLEDHAVADLTALLD; encoded by the coding sequence ATGACGACCACTGACGGACTTGCCGATCTCGTCGACGAAGTTTCCTACGACGACCTCTCGGAGGACGTCCGCGAGGAGTTGAAAAAGCGCGTGCTCGACTCGGTGGGCATCGCGATTGGCGCGCTCGGGGCCGACGCGACCGAGAGCGTTCGCCGGACTGTCGCGGAGACCGCCGGCGGCGACGCAGCCCGAATCTGGGGGTCCGAAAAACGGGCGAGTCCGACCGGTGCAGCCACGTACAACACCTCACTAACCCGGTATCTCGACTTCATGGACTCGTTTCTCGCGCCGGGCGAGACGCCCCATCCGAGCGACAACATCGGCAGTCTGATCGCCTGCGGCGAACACGCCGATGCCTCTGGTACTCAGCTCATCGAGGCCGTGGGGACGAGCTACGAGATTCAGGGCGAACTCGCGTGGAACGCCCCGGTCAGGGACCGCGGCTACGACCACGTGACCCACACCGTCATCTCGGCGGCCGCTGGCTCCGGGAAGATTCTCGGATTGGACCACGAACAACTCCGCAACGCCATCGGCATCGCCGGCACCGCCCACAACGCGCTCCGGGTCACCCGAACAGGAGGAATCAACGAGTGGAAGGGGATCGCGAGCGCGAACGCCGCCCGCAACGCGGTGTATTCGGCGCTGCTCGCCCGAAACGGGATGGAGGGCCCCGTCGATCTCTTCGAGGGCCAGAAGGGCTGGAAACAGGTAATCTCGGGCGACTTCTCGGTGGATCTCGATCCGTCCTGCGAGCGCGTCTTCGACACGATGACCAAGCGCTACGTCGCCGAGACCTACGCCCAGTCGGCGGTCGAAGGCGTCATCGAACTCGCCGAGGAGGCCGACATCGACCCCGAGCAGGTGAACTCCATCCATCTCGACACGTTCCACGGCGCGAAACTCATCATCGGCGGCGGTGAAGGGTCGCGCTACGAGGTCGAAACGAAAGCCCAGGCCGATCACTCCCTCCCGTACATGCTCGCGGCCGCACTCATCGACCGCGAGATGACCAACGCGGCCTACGACCCGGAACGCATCCGACAGGAGGACGTTCAGGAACTGCTCCGGAAGGTCGAAGTCGAGGAGAACGACGAACTCACCGACCGGTTCGAAGGAGGAGAGATGCCCGCCGTCATCGACATCGCGCTCGGCGACGACTCGACCCGTCACGTCGAAAAGGACGCGTTCAACGGCCATCCGACGAACCCGATGACGTGGGAACAAGTCGAGGAGAAGTTCACCACGATGACCGAAGAGCGCTACGACGAGGACCGGCGCGAGGAGATCGTCGACGTGGTCGAAAACCTCGAAGACCACGCGGTGGCCGACCTCACCGCACTGCTCGACTGA
- a CDS encoding phosphosulfolactate synthase, whose translation MANRPFDRAFDFLHVNERPDKPREKGITEMRGPYYDPMGPRELRDILETMGWYVDIYKFSGGSFSLMPEEAVRELIDICHEYDVKVSTGGFIENVLIRDNDKVDRYVEECAEMGFDIVEISSGFLAIDADDMVAMTEMVSEVDGVEPKPEINVQFGAGGASDPEDLEEGQQDPEMAIREGERHLDAGAELLMVEAEGITEEVVEWRTDVAYQIANQLGAENCVFEAPGPEMFEWYIKNFGPNVNLFVDNSQIVELECMRSGLWGKTTSWGRTTTYSSD comes from the coding sequence ATGGCAAACAGACCGTTCGACAGGGCCTTCGACTTCCTGCACGTCAACGAGCGCCCGGACAAGCCGAGAGAGAAGGGAATCACGGAGATGCGTGGGCCGTACTACGACCCGATGGGCCCCCGAGAGCTACGGGACATCCTGGAGACGATGGGTTGGTACGTCGACATCTACAAGTTCTCCGGCGGGTCCTTTTCGCTGATGCCAGAAGAGGCGGTGCGTGAACTCATCGACATCTGTCACGAGTACGATGTCAAAGTCTCCACCGGAGGATTCATCGAGAACGTGCTGATCCGTGATAACGACAAAGTGGATCGGTACGTCGAGGAGTGTGCCGAGATGGGCTTCGACATCGTGGAGATCTCCTCGGGCTTCCTCGCCATCGACGCCGACGACATGGTGGCGATGACGGAGATGGTTTCGGAGGTCGACGGCGTCGAGCCGAAACCCGAGATCAACGTCCAGTTCGGCGCGGGTGGAGCCTCCGACCCCGAGGACCTGGAGGAAGGCCAGCAGGACCCCGAGATGGCGATTCGGGAAGGCGAGCGCCATCTCGACGCCGGCGCGGAACTGCTGATGGTCGAGGCCGAGGGCATCACCGAGGAAGTCGTCGAGTGGCGCACGGACGTCGCCTACCAGATCGCCAATCAACTCGGGGCCGAAAACTGCGTCTTCGAGGCCCCCGGCCCGGAGATGTTCGAATGGTACATCAAGAACTTCGGTCCCAACGTGAACCTGTTCGTCGACAACTCACAGATCGTCGAACTCGAATGCATGCGTTCCGGTCTCTGGGGTAAGACCACCAGTTGGGGGCGCACCACGACCTACAGCAGCGACTGA
- a CDS encoding acetolactate synthase large subunit, producing MNAADLLVESLEVEGVEYVFGLPGEELEDILFSLRDSTIEFVPVRHEQGAAFMADVHGRLTGDAGVCLSTLGPGATNLLTGVADAHLDKSPVVAITGQGGLERLHKESHQNLDVVGLFEPITKWNTQISDPEIVNESVRKAFKLAEHEKPGATHLEFPEDIAAEETDRRPLPSRNRVRRPSPDDKAVERAAALLADADRPIVLAGNGGIRTRSSERLRSFVDETNIPVVATYMGKGAVSDADEHSLLTLDSGGDEQAASAIERADVVLAVGYDIAEHDPENWNPAGEKRVIHLDFEPAEVYEHYNPQVEVVSDVSAGLRAIQQTDVTIDTDTEWYADLRESILADVTRRPDPGEDFSVRRTLPLLREAMADDDVLLSDTGSHKMAIAQNFPTYDPNTCIISNGLATMGISVPGAVAADLAVDSNVVAATGDGGFLMNAAEIETATRLGCGFTILLFTDDDYGLISEKQENHRGEHTGTRLTNPEFTAFAESFGIEAHRPESWAELDEVLETVVPRDEMALVEVPVV from the coding sequence ATGAACGCTGCCGACCTGCTCGTCGAGAGCCTCGAAGTCGAGGGCGTCGAGTACGTCTTCGGCCTGCCGGGCGAGGAGTTAGAGGACATTCTCTTTTCGCTGCGCGACTCGACGATCGAATTCGTCCCCGTCCGCCACGAACAGGGCGCGGCCTTCATGGCCGACGTCCACGGCCGGCTCACGGGCGACGCCGGCGTCTGTCTCAGTACATTGGGACCGGGCGCGACGAACCTTCTGACTGGAGTTGCCGACGCCCACCTCGACAAGAGTCCAGTCGTCGCCATCACCGGGCAGGGCGGTCTCGAACGCCTGCACAAGGAGAGCCACCAGAACCTCGACGTCGTCGGCCTGTTCGAGCCGATCACGAAGTGGAATACCCAAATATCCGATCCGGAGATCGTCAACGAGTCGGTGCGCAAGGCGTTCAAACTCGCCGAACACGAGAAGCCAGGAGCTACTCACCTCGAATTCCCCGAGGACATCGCGGCCGAAGAAACCGACCGACGACCGTTGCCGTCGCGCAACCGTGTCCGCCGGCCCAGCCCCGACGACAAGGCCGTCGAGCGCGCCGCGGCGCTCCTCGCCGACGCCGACCGGCCGATCGTGCTGGCGGGCAACGGCGGTATCCGCACCCGTTCGTCCGAGCGCCTGCGCTCGTTCGTCGACGAGACGAACATCCCCGTCGTCGCCACCTACATGGGCAAGGGTGCGGTCTCGGACGCCGACGAGCACTCGCTACTGACGCTCGATTCCGGCGGCGACGAACAGGCCGCGAGCGCCATCGAACGCGCCGACGTGGTGCTCGCTGTGGGCTACGACATCGCCGAACACGACCCCGAGAACTGGAATCCGGCGGGCGAAAAGCGCGTCATCCACCTCGATTTCGAGCCGGCGGAGGTCTACGAACACTACAACCCGCAGGTCGAGGTCGTGTCGGATGTCTCAGCGGGCCTGCGCGCGATTCAGCAGACCGATGTGACCATCGATACCGACACCGAGTGGTACGCCGACCTGCGCGAGTCGATCCTCGCCGACGTGACCCGCCGACCGGACCCCGGCGAGGACTTTTCGGTCCGGCGCACGCTTCCGCTCCTCCGGGAGGCAATGGCCGACGACGACGTCTTGCTCTCGGATACGGGCAGCCACAAGATGGCCATCGCCCAGAACTTTCCTACATATGACCCGAACACCTGCATCATCTCCAATGGTTTGGCGACGATGGGGATTTCGGTACCCGGTGCGGTGGCCGCCGACCTCGCGGTCGATTCCAATGTCGTGGCCGCCACCGGCGACGGCGGCTTCCTGATGAACGCCGCCGAGATCGAGACCGCGACGCGGCTGGGTTGTGGCTTCACCATCCTGCTGTTCACCGACGACGATTACGGATTGATCTCCGAAAAACAGGAGAACCATCGGGGCGAGCACACCGGTACGCGACTCACGAACCCCGAATTCACGGCGTTCGCCGAGAGTTTCGGTATCGAGGCCCACCGACCCGAGAGCTGGGCCGAACTCGACGAGGTACTGGAGACGGTCGTGCCGCGCGACGAGATGGCGCTCGTCGAAGTGCCGGTGGTCTGA